In Fibrobacter sp. UWH4, a single genomic region encodes these proteins:
- a CDS encoding DJ-1 family glyoxalase III, with protein MQILFLLADGFEETEFVTPFDYLQRAGFEVALASVSGRAEVIGLRGLKIQTDFALSGADTAKFGAVLLPGGGIGVKNLKASAEVEKVICDFNDKGKWIFAICAAPLVLSKAGILADKTATCFPGCESELVCKKFVEDRVVVDGNIVTSRGAGTAEEFAFECIAQLGGRELSEKIRKQVVAR; from the coding sequence ATGCAGATTTTATTTTTGTTGGCCGATGGTTTCGAAGAAACCGAGTTTGTGACTCCGTTTGACTATTTGCAGCGGGCGGGTTTTGAGGTCGCTCTCGCAAGCGTTTCTGGCAGGGCCGAAGTGATTGGGTTACGTGGCCTTAAAATCCAGACCGACTTTGCTCTTTCGGGGGCCGATACCGCAAAGTTTGGCGCCGTCCTTTTGCCCGGCGGCGGCATTGGCGTCAAGAATCTGAAGGCCTCTGCCGAAGTGGAAAAGGTCATCTGCGATTTCAACGACAAGGGCAAGTGGATTTTTGCCATTTGCGCGGCTCCGCTGGTGCTTAGCAAGGCGGGAATCCTTGCCGATAAGACTGCGACCTGTTTCCCGGGCTGCGAAAGTGAACTTGTCTGTAAAAAGTTCGTCGAAGACCGCGTGGTCGTAGACGGGAACATCGTCACGAGCCGTGGGGCAGGTACTGCCGAAGAATTTGCGTTTGAATGTATCGCGCAGCTCGGTGGCCGTGAACTTTCGGAAAAAATCCGCAAGCAGGTCGTCGCGCGGTAG
- the smpB gene encoding SsrA-binding protein SmpB: MAKKEQSTPVIVNRKANHLYFVDETFEVGIMLIGSEVKSIRDGKCTLGEAWIDIDESKNEIWLVGAHIDEYLFANRFNHFPARRRKLLAHVHEIAKMRKAKEQKGCTLIPLKLYFKNRRAKLEMGICRGKDQRDKRQDIINRDAKLEMARAAKAHK; the protein is encoded by the coding sequence ATGGCGAAAAAGGAACAAAGCACTCCGGTCATCGTAAACCGCAAGGCAAACCACCTCTACTTTGTCGACGAAACCTTCGAAGTAGGTATCATGCTCATCGGTTCGGAAGTCAAGTCTATCCGCGATGGCAAGTGCACTTTGGGCGAAGCGTGGATTGACATCGACGAGAGCAAGAATGAAATCTGGCTCGTGGGTGCGCACATCGACGAATACCTGTTCGCGAACCGCTTCAACCACTTTCCGGCAAGGCGCCGCAAGCTCTTGGCACATGTGCATGAAATCGCCAAGATGCGCAAAGCAAAAGAGCAAAAGGGCTGCACGCTCATCCCGCTCAAGCTCTACTTCAAGAATCGCCGCGCCAAGCTCGAAATGGGAATCTGCCGCGGCAAGGATCAGCGCGACAAGCGTCAGGACATCATCAACCGCGACGCAAAACTCGAAATGGCCCGTGCGGCAAAGGCGCATAAATAA
- a CDS encoding TlpA disulfide reductase family protein — MRFVSKFLSVIALATVAPFAQFAPEPPMADIQLMQDSTTGQPMKMDFSKPLSGISDPGILFSHFANKPLLIYYFSPKCPHCQRHISEIQDLVKEYEPKGLTGIAIGLGGGIKKNDIRLFIDQFHVAIPVFQDSDYKFGPAYGTGYIPVVYVVQKDGTFYRYETLNEANMNHMRATLNKMFK; from the coding sequence ATGCGATTTGTTTCGAAATTCTTAAGTGTTATCGCCCTTGCAACAGTAGCCCCTTTTGCACAGTTCGCACCGGAACCTCCGATGGCAGACATTCAACTGATGCAAGATTCCACCACAGGCCAGCCCATGAAAATGGACTTTTCGAAGCCGCTGTCGGGAATCAGCGATCCGGGAATTCTGTTCAGCCATTTCGCCAACAAGCCGCTCCTGATCTACTACTTTAGTCCCAAGTGCCCGCACTGCCAGCGTCACATTTCTGAAATTCAGGATCTCGTCAAGGAATACGAACCCAAGGGCCTTACTGGCATTGCCATCGGTCTTGGCGGTGGCATCAAGAAAAACGACATCCGCCTGTTTATCGACCAGTTCCACGTAGCGATTCCCGTATTCCAGGATAGCGACTACAAGTTCGGCCCCGCCTACGGCACTGGTTATATCCCAGTTGTCTACGTGGTGCAAAAAGACGGCACCTTCTACCGTTACGAGACCTTGAACGAAGCGAACATGAACCACATGCGCGCCACGCTCAATAAGATGTTTAAGTAG
- a CDS encoding penicillin-binding protein 1A, with amino-acid sequence MNKVKSILLSILNVLKGWFTDRKVVKWLIIFAVPVIAAFIAVIAVYNHFSPELPSLSQLEQINPKLVTNIYDMNGKIAHEYFVERREWTSFDSIPENAIHAVMATEDRAFYSHWGMNVWAIPSAVMESALSGKKLRGASTLTQQLTKLLFLTPERTISRKIKEMMTAIRIEQTYTKEEILEFYMNEVYLAGGNYGFQAAGKFYFGRPLDSLTIPELAVLAGMLQRPEAYRPDRHPKASLERRNTVLYAMRDAGYINDDEYHEYIKTPIELAKKEVSDESGLYFYEEIRKYMEKKYGENSLYADGVSINSTIDPDIQAYADSVARVQVEKVRRRVKYRATRRLYLSKKYNMPEDSVVAHFDSVYTLFKKEYLADDLKRPADKRRFPDSILYHHPEVAAILIENETGAIRAMVGGSDFNQSRWNRAVQSLRQPGSSFKPIVYSTAMDNGASPCDSVNDQPVSIPDPDDKDKNKVWRPANFEHDFEGMMTLRRALYRSKNLPAILTGMKYGLNNVVNYARKFGIVRAPLMAVPSLALGSVGATLMEMTSAYTVFPNGGNRIEPYMIESIVDRNGEVIEKNSKVEHEVLRPASAYLMVDMLKDVNIRGTAARVWANGFTHPSGGKTGTTNDYTDCWYIGFTKQYTMGVWVGSDSPGTLGAGHTGTEDALPVWIAVMKELHKDLPRKPFPVPAGVVSKGVCNHTGKLAGEFCSEKTYCLYTAGYAPTEVCDGNHFEVKTKSADDATLFSNKGASEAPKPSSSGPAKKNTRKMF; translated from the coding sequence ATGAATAAAGTCAAGTCTATACTGCTTTCGATTCTTAATGTTTTGAAAGGGTGGTTTACCGACCGTAAAGTGGTCAAATGGTTGATCATCTTTGCCGTGCCTGTGATTGCCGCCTTCATTGCGGTGATTGCCGTCTATAACCATTTCTCTCCGGAACTGCCTTCGCTTTCGCAGCTTGAACAGATCAATCCGAAGCTTGTCACGAATATCTACGACATGAACGGAAAGATTGCTCACGAATACTTTGTGGAACGCCGCGAATGGACGAGTTTCGATTCCATTCCCGAAAATGCGATCCACGCCGTGATGGCCACCGAAGACCGTGCCTTCTATAGCCACTGGGGCATGAACGTGTGGGCGATTCCCTCTGCTGTTATGGAAAGTGCCTTGTCGGGCAAGAAGCTCCGCGGCGCATCCACCTTGACCCAGCAGCTGACCAAGCTCCTGTTCCTCACGCCGGAACGTACGATTTCGCGTAAGATCAAGGAAATGATGACGGCTATCCGTATCGAACAGACGTATACGAAAGAAGAAATCCTTGAATTTTATATGAACGAAGTTTACCTCGCTGGCGGTAACTACGGCTTCCAGGCCGCGGGCAAGTTCTACTTTGGTCGTCCGCTCGATAGCCTTACGATTCCGGAACTCGCAGTGCTCGCCGGTATGTTGCAGCGTCCCGAAGCTTACCGCCCCGACCGTCATCCGAAGGCTTCCCTGGAACGCCGCAATACGGTGCTCTATGCCATGCGCGATGCGGGCTACATCAACGATGACGAATATCATGAATATATCAAGACTCCGATTGAATTGGCGAAGAAAGAAGTCTCGGATGAATCCGGCTTGTATTTCTATGAAGAAATCCGCAAGTACATGGAAAAGAAGTACGGAGAAAACTCTCTGTATGCCGACGGCGTTTCGATCAACTCGACGATTGACCCGGACATCCAGGCTTATGCCGACAGCGTTGCCCGTGTGCAGGTCGAAAAGGTTCGCCGCCGTGTGAAGTACCGCGCGACCCGCCGCCTGTACCTGAGCAAGAAGTACAACATGCCCGAAGATAGCGTGGTCGCTCATTTCGATAGCGTATACACTCTCTTTAAGAAGGAATACCTGGCCGACGACTTGAAGCGCCCTGCTGACAAGCGCCGTTTCCCGGACTCTATTCTTTACCATCATCCTGAAGTGGCTGCCATCCTGATCGAAAACGAGACGGGTGCAATCCGTGCCATGGTGGGTGGTTCCGACTTCAACCAGTCCCGCTGGAACCGTGCGGTGCAGTCCCTGCGTCAGCCGGGTTCCTCGTTCAAGCCGATTGTGTATTCAACTGCCATGGACAACGGCGCAAGCCCTTGCGATTCCGTGAACGACCAGCCGGTGAGCATTCCTGATCCCGACGACAAGGACAAGAACAAGGTCTGGCGTCCGGCGAACTTCGAACATGACTTCGAAGGTATGATGACGCTCCGTCGTGCGCTGTACCGCTCCAAGAACTTGCCGGCGATTCTTACCGGTATGAAATACGGCCTTAACAACGTGGTGAACTACGCCCGCAAGTTCGGTATCGTTCGTGCTCCGTTGATGGCTGTCCCGAGCCTTGCTTTGGGTTCCGTGGGTGCTACGCTTATGGAAATGACATCCGCTTATACGGTGTTCCCGAATGGCGGTAACCGCATAGAACCTTACATGATCGAATCGATTGTGGACCGCAACGGCGAAGTCATCGAAAAGAATTCCAAGGTCGAACACGAAGTGCTGCGTCCGGCATCGGCCTACCTGATGGTCGACATGCTGAAGGACGTGAATATTCGCGGTACGGCTGCCCGCGTATGGGCCAATGGCTTTACGCATCCGAGTGGCGGCAAGACCGGTACCACAAACGACTACACCGACTGCTGGTACATCGGCTTTACCAAGCAGTACACGATGGGTGTGTGGGTCGGCTCCGACAGTCCGGGAACTTTAGGTGCTGGCCATACGGGTACCGAAGATGCGCTCCCGGTTTGGATCGCCGTGATGAAGGAACTTCATAAGGACTTGCCGCGCAAGCCGTTCCCGGTTCCGGCCGGTGTCGTGAGCAAGGGCGTATGCAACCATACGGGTAAGCTCGCCGGTGAATTCTGCTCCGAAAAGACTTATTGCCTCTATACGGCAGGCTATGCACCGACCGAAGTCTGCGACGGAAATCATTTCGAAGTCAAGACAAAGTCTGCCGATGACGCAACGCTCTTCAGCAACAAGGGTGCAAGTGAGGCTCCCAAGCCGAGCAGCAGTGGCCCTGCCAAGAAGAATACTCGCAAAATGTTCTAG
- a CDS encoding methyltransferase produces the protein MLTQNLPDFWDNLYAEGKDYWNLKKVTPALTEFFKHPSCPATGSVLVPGAGFGYDAEAWALRGHDVLAVDFAPSAVDELDHLSRKHKNLRSLDLDLFSLSPKDDKRGGQLFDIVYDYCCFTAIHPGRRDEFFEVCYKMMKDDGLLILFLYPLMNGKTLQGPPHATSEGELMARLGGVFDVVERIKPTNSLPNREGKEEIWLLKKCL, from the coding sequence ATGTTAACGCAGAACCTCCCGGATTTCTGGGACAATCTTTATGCCGAAGGCAAGGACTACTGGAATCTCAAGAAGGTGACGCCCGCTCTGACGGAATTTTTCAAGCACCCCTCTTGTCCCGCTACGGGTTCCGTTCTGGTTCCCGGCGCAGGCTTTGGCTACGATGCCGAAGCATGGGCTTTGCGCGGTCACGACGTGCTGGCTGTCGACTTTGCCCCCTCTGCCGTCGACGAACTTGACCACTTGAGCCGCAAGCACAAGAACCTGCGTTCCTTAGACCTGGACCTGTTCTCGCTCTCGCCGAAAGACGACAAGCGTGGCGGCCAGCTTTTTGACATCGTTTACGATTACTGCTGCTTTACAGCAATCCACCCGGGCCGCCGCGACGAGTTCTTCGAAGTCTGCTACAAGATGATGAAGGATGACGGCCTGCTGATTCTCTTCCTCTATCCGCTCATGAACGGCAAGACCCTGCAGGGTCCGCCGCACGCCACCAGCGAAGGCGAACTCATGGCGCGCCTCGGCGGCGTATTCGACGTTGTCGAACGCATCAAGCCGACAAACAGCCTCCCGAACCGCGAAGGCAAGGAAGAAATTTGGCTTCTCAAGAAGTGCCTATAA
- the rlmN gene encoding 23S rRNA (adenine(2503)-C(2))-methyltransferase RlmN, giving the protein MEWPKNIKTLTEDELKAWLREQDEKPFRASQIQKWLFCQQVKSYDEMGNISPALREKLANQFSLRALTEETRMVSVDGTVKWLFRTHDGHHIETVMIPANGRYSVCVSTQVGCAMNCAFCRTAKMGFTRNLEAGEILEEIINVNWYLKDSGLLNEEGKTAQVTNIIFMGMGEPLNNLENVHRVCCTLHNQSLFNMGAKRMTVSTSGVVPKIKELVDRNTPCCLAVSLNSTNNEYRSSVMPVNKTWPIEKLLEAVDEYIRRTDNYVTFEFVLIQDITCTPKAAKELIRICAPRRVKVNAIVLNDGDDPTLHAPTPEQVEDFLAMVRAAEIQITIRNPRGRDILAACGQLAYKKEGKSC; this is encoded by the coding sequence ATGGAATGGCCGAAGAACATAAAAACGCTAACGGAGGACGAGCTCAAAGCTTGGCTCCGCGAGCAGGACGAGAAGCCGTTCCGAGCAAGCCAAATTCAGAAATGGCTTTTCTGCCAGCAGGTCAAAAGCTACGATGAAATGGGGAACATTTCCCCCGCGCTCCGAGAAAAGCTGGCAAATCAGTTCTCTCTCCGCGCACTGACCGAAGAAACCCGCATGGTCTCGGTCGACGGCACTGTCAAGTGGCTTTTCAGGACCCACGACGGCCATCATATCGAAACAGTGATGATTCCCGCAAACGGTCGCTATTCCGTATGCGTTTCGACCCAGGTCGGCTGCGCCATGAACTGCGCTTTCTGCCGTACCGCCAAGATGGGCTTTACCAGGAACCTGGAAGCAGGCGAAATCCTGGAAGAAATCATCAACGTAAACTGGTACCTGAAGGATTCTGGCCTCCTAAACGAAGAAGGCAAGACAGCCCAGGTCACCAACATCATCTTCATGGGCATGGGCGAACCCTTGAACAACCTGGAAAACGTTCACCGCGTCTGCTGTACATTGCATAACCAGAGTCTGTTCAACATGGGCGCAAAGCGCATGACCGTGAGCACGAGCGGAGTCGTTCCCAAGATCAAGGAACTGGTGGACCGCAATACCCCCTGTTGCCTTGCGGTAAGCCTCAACAGCACCAACAACGAATACCGTTCGTCCGTGATGCCAGTGAACAAGACCTGGCCCATCGAAAAACTTTTGGAAGCGGTTGACGAATACATTCGCAGAACCGATAATTATGTAACGTTTGAATTTGTCCTGATCCAGGACATTACCTGCACCCCGAAGGCGGCCAAGGAGCTCATTCGCATTTGCGCCCCCCGTCGCGTCAAGGTGAACGCCATTGTGCTAAACGACGGCGACGACCCCACGCTGCATGCCCCCACGCCGGAGCAGGTAGAAGACTTTTTGGCTATGGTTAGGGCAGCCGAAATTCAAATCACGATCCGCAACCCGCGCGGCCGCGACATTCTCGCCGCCTGCGGGCAGCTTGCGTACAAAAAGGAAGGTAAATCATGTTAA
- a CDS encoding helix-turn-helix domain-containing protein gives MEYNNYTLQEAVRLVFLASRYKRGLTQNGLSIISNITRQFISQIEIGKRQPSIFTLCALANAYNVPLSEFFAEVDKLYPLLANENFQPTSDTLHASESNKIATAYIKNAKKKCHRKRK, from the coding sequence ATGGAATACAACAACTACACTCTGCAAGAAGCCGTACGCCTCGTTTTTCTTGCCAGCCGATACAAACGAGGGCTCACCCAAAACGGGCTTTCCATCATTTCGAACATCACCAGGCAATTCATCTCACAAATAGAAATCGGGAAACGCCAACCATCTATATTCACTCTTTGCGCTCTTGCAAACGCCTATAATGTTCCCCTATCCGAATTTTTCGCTGAAGTAGACAAACTTTACCCACTACTGGCGAACGAAAATTTCCAGCCCACAAGTGACACACTTCACGCATCCGAATCCAACAAAATCGCAACAGCCTACATCAAAAACGCAAAAAAGAAATGCCACCGGAAGCGCAAATAA
- a CDS encoding N-acetylmuramoyl-L-alanine amidase, protein MRNLVWHILLCAALAASAWASNKVDAEQVAREHKASFHWFPVQKTFLLAGEGDTLKFAIGLPYVSSHGNSIELKHAPEITDGHILLDSADVAGLFKDGSRQSPSAPSRMTDTNKVAAASTPAPAAAPTKVAAVSAAPVAASAAPAKTAAIPAAKTATPKNETAGTREVKTIVIDPGHGGKDTGAQGKNSNEKDIVLAVGKLLKKELEKEGFNVKMTRDKDVFIELGERANLANQWDGDLFISLHCNAIDATPERKKQIKGYHVYVLRAPESEEDKAIARRENKVATLYGEKNAKEELSPIEWFKLEARLEKYKQNSYMFTEEMLKAFDGGKIKRQGGGVGGAGFMVLVGALMPAVLFEIGFISNPEEEAYMTTAKAQEDIAARVAKAVSTYKAAVHNYRETLGR, encoded by the coding sequence ATGAGAAATCTTGTTTGGCACATCCTCCTTTGCGCAGCTCTCGCAGCTTCTGCCTGGGCTAGCAACAAGGTTGATGCCGAACAAGTCGCCAGGGAACACAAGGCCAGCTTCCACTGGTTCCCAGTTCAAAAGACATTCCTGCTCGCAGGTGAAGGTGACACGCTCAAGTTCGCCATCGGGCTCCCCTATGTGAGCAGCCACGGCAACTCCATTGAGCTTAAGCACGCTCCCGAAATTACAGACGGACACATTCTCTTGGATTCTGCCGATGTCGCAGGCCTATTTAAGGATGGATCCCGTCAGTCGCCTTCGGCTCCTTCCAGGATGACTGACACGAACAAGGTCGCTGCGGCGTCCACTCCCGCACCGGCTGCAGCCCCCACAAAAGTCGCCGCAGTCTCAGCGGCTCCCGTAGCCGCTTCCGCCGCACCAGCTAAAACCGCAGCGATTCCGGCAGCAAAGACCGCAACGCCGAAAAACGAAACCGCAGGCACCCGCGAAGTCAAGACCATCGTAATCGACCCGGGCCACGGCGGCAAGGACACCGGTGCCCAGGGCAAGAACTCCAACGAAAAGGACATCGTGCTCGCCGTCGGAAAGCTCCTGAAGAAGGAACTCGAAAAGGAAGGTTTCAACGTCAAGATGACCCGCGACAAGGACGTGTTCATTGAACTCGGCGAACGCGCAAACCTTGCAAACCAGTGGGACGGCGACCTGTTCATCAGCCTGCACTGCAACGCCATTGACGCAACTCCCGAACGCAAGAAACAAATCAAGGGCTACCACGTGTACGTGCTCCGCGCTCCCGAAAGCGAAGAAGACAAGGCAATCGCCCGCCGCGAAAACAAGGTGGCAACGCTCTACGGCGAAAAGAACGCCAAGGAAGAACTCTCTCCCATCGAATGGTTCAAGCTAGAAGCGCGCCTCGAAAAGTACAAGCAGAACAGCTACATGTTCACCGAAGAAATGCTCAAGGCTTTTGACGGCGGAAAAATCAAGCGTCAGGGCGGAGGAGTCGGCGGCGCAGGTTTCATGGTGCTCGTAGGTGCGCTCATGCCAGCCGTTCTCTTTGAAATCGGCTTCATCAGCAACCCCGAAGAAGAAGCCTACATGACAACAGCCAAGGCGCAAGAAGACATCGCAGCCCGCGTCGCCAAGGCGGTCAGCACCTACAAGGCCGCCGTCCACAACTACCGCGAAACTTTAGGCAGATAG
- the obgE gene encoding GTPase ObgE, whose product MFLDEKSIEVRSGKGGDGICSFHREKFVPLGGPDGGDGGRGGHVILQVNEQFSTLLDMGNARLYKAQSGQPGGAKRCTGRSAEDLIVDVPRGTIVKDAEGRILADLTEPGQKWIAARGGKGGMGNQHFATPANQAPRKCTPGEKGERRELFLELKLMADVGLVGFPNAGKSSLVNKISSGRPKVGDYPFTTLEPVLGIVQMNGHSFVVADIPGLLEGASEGKGLGHQFLKHIERTHTLLFVIDGFAENAYEQFTVLKEELKAFHPKLAKKPYVIALNKSDLGIDEAIKQFKAHKEAVIVTSAVTGDGCKELTLALDEAVPHVQKKKVGWESKKLSSATTGIDGTGKKIAKSKASSAAKSSAKTGSKAAGAKTARSKKKA is encoded by the coding sequence ATGTTCCTAGACGAAAAATCAATTGAAGTTCGCTCCGGCAAGGGCGGCGATGGCATTTGCAGTTTCCACCGCGAAAAGTTCGTACCCCTCGGCGGTCCCGATGGCGGTGACGGCGGTCGCGGCGGCCATGTGATTCTGCAGGTGAACGAACAGTTTTCAACACTCCTCGACATGGGTAACGCTCGCCTGTACAAGGCGCAAAGTGGACAGCCCGGTGGCGCCAAGCGCTGCACCGGCCGTAGCGCCGAAGACCTGATCGTAGACGTTCCGCGCGGCACCATCGTGAAAGATGCCGAAGGTCGCATCTTGGCAGACCTTACCGAACCCGGCCAGAAGTGGATTGCCGCTCGCGGCGGCAAGGGCGGCATGGGCAACCAGCACTTTGCGACACCTGCCAATCAAGCCCCGCGCAAGTGCACGCCCGGCGAAAAAGGCGAACGTCGCGAACTCTTTTTGGAACTCAAGCTTATGGCAGACGTGGGCCTCGTCGGATTCCCGAACGCAGGCAAGTCTAGCCTCGTGAACAAGATTTCGAGCGGACGCCCGAAAGTCGGCGACTATCCGTTCACCACTCTCGAACCGGTGCTCGGCATCGTGCAGATGAACGGTCACAGCTTCGTGGTCGCAGACATTCCGGGTCTCTTGGAAGGCGCCAGCGAAGGCAAGGGTCTCGGCCACCAGTTCCTGAAGCATATCGAACGCACGCATACGCTGTTGTTCGTCATCGACGGCTTTGCTGAAAACGCCTACGAGCAGTTCACCGTTCTTAAGGAAGAACTCAAGGCGTTCCACCCGAAGCTCGCGAAGAAGCCCTACGTAATCGCTCTCAACAAGAGCGACCTCGGCATCGACGAAGCGATCAAGCAGTTCAAGGCCCACAAGGAAGCCGTCATCGTGACCTCCGCCGTAACAGGCGACGGTTGCAAGGAACTCACCTTGGCTCTGGACGAAGCCGTGCCCCACGTGCAAAAGAAGAAGGTCGGCTGGGAAAGCAAGAAACTCAGCAGCGCCACCACCGGCATCGACGGCACCGGAAAGAAAATCGCAAAGAGCAAGGCCAGCTCGGCGGCGAAAAGCTCCGCTAAAACAGGCTCCAAGGCCGCCGGAGCAAAAACAGCCCGCAGCAAGAAGAAGGCTTAA
- the argC gene encoding N-acetyl-gamma-glutamyl-phosphate reductase, with translation MFKVFVDGEAGTTGLQIYERLAKRTDIEVLRISPELRKDINERKRLINESDVTFLCLPDAAAVESAALCENPNTRVIDASTAHRVNPDWTYGMPELSPAQREAIAKAKRIANPGCHASGFILGVHPLVAAGILPKSANLAAYSITGYSGGGKKLIAEYEEAAALAHAAGESKAIMAPAPYALALAHKHLPEMKKYCELENTPFFNPVLGPYYKGMAVTVAIFANELTKKVGPEGLTEILAKHYEGSRFVKVMPYEAAPVLFNGRLDATVCNDTNNARIQVFGNETVMQVTTIIDNLGKGASGAAIQNMNIALGIDEGVSLS, from the coding sequence ATGTTCAAAGTTTTCGTAGATGGTGAAGCAGGTACCACTGGCCTGCAGATTTATGAGAGACTCGCAAAGCGCACCGACATCGAAGTGTTGCGCATTTCTCCCGAACTCCGCAAAGACATTAACGAACGCAAGCGACTCATCAACGAGTCCGACGTGACGTTCCTGTGCTTGCCCGATGCAGCAGCTGTCGAAAGTGCCGCCCTCTGCGAAAATCCGAACACCCGCGTGATTGACGCTTCTACCGCTCACCGCGTGAATCCGGACTGGACCTACGGGATGCCGGAACTCAGCCCCGCCCAGCGTGAAGCAATTGCAAAGGCCAAGCGCATCGCGAACCCCGGCTGCCACGCCTCGGGCTTTATCCTCGGCGTGCATCCGCTGGTTGCCGCAGGCATTCTGCCAAAGAGCGCAAACCTTGCCGCCTACAGCATCACCGGTTATTCCGGCGGCGGCAAGAAGCTGATTGCCGAATACGAAGAAGCTGCAGCACTTGCACATGCTGCCGGCGAATCGAAGGCCATCATGGCGCCCGCCCCGTACGCGCTTGCGCTCGCACACAAGCACCTCCCCGAAATGAAGAAGTACTGCGAACTTGAAAATACGCCGTTCTTTAACCCGGTGCTCGGCCCCTACTACAAGGGCATGGCGGTCACGGTCGCCATCTTTGCAAATGAACTCACCAAGAAGGTCGGCCCCGAAGGCCTCACCGAAATCCTCGCCAAGCATTACGAAGGTTCCCGTTTTGTGAAGGTGATGCCCTACGAAGCAGCCCCCGTGCTGTTCAACGGCCGCCTTGACGCTACCGTCTGCAACGATACGAACAACGCCCGCATCCAGGTATTCGGCAACGAAACCGTGATGCAGGTAACGACCATCATCGACAACCTCGGCAAGGGCGCAAGCGGTGCCGCTATTCAGAACATGAATATCGCCCTGGGAATCGATGAAGGCGTAAGCCTTTCCTAG
- a CDS encoding YchJ family protein, with protein MAKDLCPCGSGKEYCECCEPIIKQKALAASPEALMRSRYTAYVKQEIGWLKESLEPTQRSDFDEPSVTAWSKESEWLGIEIKQTKTEEEKNIGWVEFIARFKQGNITRNHHELGEFHKVGGAWFFYDGRAVKQETVRHEGPVVGRNDPCPCGSGKKYKKCCGAGK; from the coding sequence ATGGCAAAAGATTTATGCCCCTGCGGTTCCGGTAAGGAATACTGCGAATGTTGTGAACCGATCATCAAGCAGAAGGCTCTCGCGGCAAGCCCCGAAGCCCTGATGCGTTCCCGCTACACCGCTTATGTAAAGCAGGAAATCGGCTGGCTCAAGGAATCTCTTGAACCCACGCAGCGCAGCGACTTCGACGAACCGAGCGTGACCGCCTGGAGCAAGGAATCCGAATGGCTCGGCATCGAAATCAAGCAGACCAAGACCGAAGAAGAAAAGAACATCGGCTGGGTCGAATTCATTGCACGCTTCAAGCAGGGCAACATCACCCGTAACCACCACGAGCTCGGCGAATTCCATAAGGTCGGCGGCGCATGGTTCTTCTACGACGGTCGTGCCGTGAAGCAGGAAACAGTCCGTCACGAAGGTCCGGTCGTTGGCCGTAACGATCCGTGCCCGTGCGGCTCCGGCAAGAAGTACAAGAAGTGCTGCGGCGCAGGCAAGTAA